One Candidatus Hydrogenedentota bacterium DNA segment encodes these proteins:
- the nikR gene encoding nickel-responsive transcriptional regulator NikR, with translation MSDLVRMSVTMERELYDRLEALLAGGPGANRSEFIRDLVRERLARDAWKNNEEAVGTITLVYDHEARDLAQKLTHLQHHHHDEILATTHVHLTEELCVEMIMVRGRASEIEGLAESLRANKGVLHAAVSIGSTGKRLRPARKHGAAPHHHHGHG, from the coding sequence ATGAGCGACCTGGTGCGCATGAGTGTGACCATGGAGCGGGAACTGTACGACCGGCTGGAGGCGCTGCTGGCGGGCGGTCCGGGCGCGAACCGCTCGGAGTTCATCCGCGACCTTGTGCGCGAGCGGCTCGCCCGCGACGCATGGAAGAACAATGAGGAGGCCGTGGGCACCATCACCCTGGTGTATGACCACGAGGCGCGCGACCTGGCCCAGAAACTGACCCATCTCCAGCACCACCATCATGACGAGATTCTCGCCACCACCCATGTCCACCTCACGGAGGAGCTCTGTGTGGAGATGATCATGGTGCGGGGCCGCGCCTCCGAGATCGAGGGGCTCGCCGAAAGCCTCCGCGCCAACAAGGGCGTGCTCCACGCCGCCGTGTCCATCGGCTCCACGGGGAAGCGCCTCCGCCCCGCACGGAAACACGGCGCCGCACCGCACCATCATCACGGGCACGGATGA
- a CDS encoding glycoside hydrolase family 99-like domain-containing protein, producing MKPRQWLVTALLLAAVSASAEGVPAVRLLHFDSPAPLGRVGRPLALEAEIENAGDAPLEVALSLKLPEQIRVTAGEPPPIFSLEAGARREVQWTIEATDTFSGNLALAVTTDGEAREHPLWITFLPPMSREKLPYIPEPIPAKTEILIGAHHCPLWEADKPHMWKQLIKHPERTPALGFYDQNNPEVSDWETKWAVEHGVSFFIYCWYRTSQGGPVETMFSGAIHDAFFKSRFQDKVKFTIMWENQNRGKAGVADERDLMDNLLPFWLDNFFTHPSYLVVDNKPVLFIYRPEFLVDDLGGEEAVVAAFDKMRAACRDRGFDGLWLLGEYRGLDRNHLEKMKRLGLDYSFAYCWHVLDNPSPERAINTQMEYIEKTKELGILPQVVTVTQGWSGWQDEGSVWTIPPEPYKDLLRRAKAHIAAYPPEELGARMLLLDNWNEWGEGHYIAPYREHGFGYLDAVREVFSDAPPRANLLPEDIGMGPYDTAYREHRKEERELSALAGEHAVKPGTDPEGLMAWWSFDEEDGCPVVRDMSGNRTGGYLRNARRAPGVDGNALVCDGGAVEVPNHPSLSPGEAMTLACWVFTENPAQEDAWMVNRIRGGATHTGYRLGLCGGYPCFALPQTEWSHHLTSDTALPAGWWVHLAVTYDGRWIRLYMDGREAAHLERTGPVNDGGLPLTLGNFETGHRAHFTGLLDEVKLWHRALSPEEVVMQAQEF from the coding sequence ATGAAACCGCGTCAATGGTTGGTGACGGCCCTGTTGCTGGCCGCCGTGTCCGCGTCGGCGGAGGGGGTTCCCGCCGTCCGGCTGCTCCATTTCGACTCACCCGCGCCTCTTGGCCGGGTGGGCCGGCCCCTGGCGCTGGAGGCAGAAATCGAGAATGCGGGCGACGCGCCGCTGGAGGTGGCGCTTTCCCTGAAACTGCCGGAACAGATTCGTGTGACCGCCGGGGAGCCGCCCCCCATTTTTAGCCTGGAGGCGGGCGCCCGGCGGGAAGTCCAGTGGACTATCGAGGCTACGGACACGTTTTCGGGCAATCTGGCGTTGGCGGTGACGACGGACGGGGAAGCGCGGGAGCACCCCCTCTGGATAACCTTCCTGCCTCCGATGTCCCGGGAGAAGTTGCCCTACATCCCGGAACCCATTCCCGCAAAGACGGAGATTCTCATCGGTGCCCACCACTGTCCGCTGTGGGAGGCGGACAAGCCGCACATGTGGAAACAGTTAATCAAACACCCGGAGCGCACGCCCGCGTTGGGGTTCTATGACCAGAACAATCCCGAGGTGTCGGACTGGGAGACCAAGTGGGCCGTCGAGCATGGCGTCTCCTTCTTCATCTACTGCTGGTACCGGACGAGCCAGGGCGGCCCCGTGGAAACCATGTTCAGCGGCGCCATCCACGACGCCTTCTTCAAGTCCCGATTCCAGGACAAAGTGAAGTTCACCATCATGTGGGAGAACCAGAACCGGGGGAAGGCCGGGGTCGCCGACGAGCGGGACTTGATGGATAACCTGCTGCCCTTCTGGCTGGATAATTTTTTCACCCACCCCTCATATCTGGTGGTGGACAACAAGCCGGTGCTCTTCATCTACCGGCCCGAGTTTCTGGTGGACGACCTGGGCGGGGAGGAGGCCGTGGTGGCGGCTTTCGACAAAATGCGGGCTGCCTGCCGCGACAGGGGCTTTGACGGGCTGTGGCTCCTCGGCGAGTACCGGGGACTGGACCGAAATCATCTGGAAAAGATGAAGCGGCTCGGGCTGGACTATTCCTTCGCCTACTGCTGGCATGTGCTGGACAACCCCTCCCCGGAGCGGGCCATCAACACGCAGATGGAATACATCGAGAAGACGAAGGAACTGGGCATCCTGCCGCAGGTGGTCACGGTGACCCAGGGGTGGAGCGGCTGGCAGGACGAGGGGTCCGTTTGGACCATTCCGCCGGAGCCCTACAAAGACCTGCTGCGCCGGGCGAAGGCGCACATTGCCGCCTACCCCCCGGAGGAGTTGGGCGCGCGCATGCTCCTGCTGGACAACTGGAACGAGTGGGGCGAGGGCCACTACATCGCGCCCTACCGCGAGCACGGCTTCGGCTATCTGGACGCGGTCCGCGAGGTCTTCTCCGACGCGCCGCCCCGCGCGAATCTCCTCCCGGAAGACATTGGCATGGGGCCCTATGACACCGCCTACCGGGAACACCGGAAAGAGGAGCGGGAACTGTCCGCGTTGGCGGGGGAGCATGCCGTGAAGCCGGGAACGGACCCGGAGGGGCTCATGGCCTGGTGGTCGTTTGACGAGGAGGACGGCTGCCCCGTGGTGCGGGACATGTCGGGAAACCGGACCGGGGGATACCTGCGGAACGCGCGGCGCGCGCCGGGGGTGGACGGAAACGCCCTGGTCTGCGACGGCGGTGCGGTGGAGGTGCCCAACCATCCCTCCCTGTCACCGGGGGAGGCGATGACCCTGGCCTGCTGGGTGTTCACGGAGAACCCGGCCCAAGAGGACGCCTGGATGGTCAACCGCATCCGGGGCGGCGCCACACACACGGGCTACCGGCTGGGCCTCTGCGGGGGATACCCCTGCTTCGCCCTGCCCCAGACGGAATGGAGCCACCACCTCACCTCCGACACGGCCCTGCCCGCCGGATGGTGGGTCCATCTCGCCGTCACCTATGACGGGCGCTGGATTCGCCTGTACATGGACGGGCGCGAGGCCGCGCACCTGGAGCGGACGGGGCCGGTGAACGACGGCGGGCTTCCCCTCACGCTCGGAAACTTTGAAACCGGGCACCGGGCCCATTTCACGGGCCTGCTCGACGAGGTGAAACTGTGGCACCGCGCCCTGTCCCCCGAGGAGGTCGTGATGCAGGCGCAGGAGTTTTAG